The Coffea arabica cultivar ET-39 chromosome 8e, Coffea Arabica ET-39 HiFi, whole genome shotgun sequence genome window below encodes:
- the LOC113704375 gene encoding B3 domain-containing protein At3g19184-like, whose protein sequence is MVVSKKGALAYEERRHERLEQNKKKLEQLNLTKLSQALHSTISPKSSPMKKVKPKVARQPVDPSTIRRSSRVADKPPPNYKEVPIEPLGRPRSYRYSRRDLSNRVYASDEDREYAQERAEVLQSGLDPKIPSFVKPMLQSHVTGGFWLGLPVRFSKTYLPKRDETVTLVDEQEEEYPTKYLAVKTGLSGGWRGFSIEHELVDGNALVFQLIEPTKFKVYIIRVNQAEDSSN, encoded by the exons ATGGTGGTGTCAAAGAAGGGTGCTTTAGCGTACGAGGAAAGGCGGCATGAGAGATTGGAGCAGAACAAGAAGAAACTGGAGCAGCTCAATCTCACCAAGCTCTCTCAAGCCCTCCACTCCACCATTAGCCCCAAGTCCTCTCCT ATGAAGAAGGTGAAGCCGAAGGTGGCTCGACAGCCTGTGGACCCTTCTACCATCCGACGGTCTAGTCGCGTGGCAGATAAGCCTCCCCCTAACTACAAGGAG GTTCCAATTGAACCTTTGGGAAGGCCTAGAAG CTATCGCTATTCGCGAAGGGATTTGTCAAATAGAGTTTATGCTTCAGATGAAGATAGAGAGTATGCTCAAGAGAGAGCAGAGGTGTTACAATCAGGTTTAGATCCTAAAATCCCAAGCTTTGTTAAGCCTATGCTTCAATCACATGTTACCGGTGGTTTTTGGCTG GGACTTCCAGTCCGATTTTCCAAGACATACCTTCCAAAGCGTGATGAAACtgttaccttggttgatgaGCAAGAAGAGGAGTATCCCACCAAGTACCTCGCTGTGAAAACCGGGCTTAGTGGTGGATGGAGGGGTTTCTCCATTGAACATGAATTGGTTGATGGGAATGCCCTGGTTTTCCAATTAATTGAGCCTACAAAGTTTAAG GTCTACATTATAAGGGTAAATCAAGCTGAAGACAGCAGCAACTGA
- the LOC113704490 gene encoding uncharacterized protein, translating into MKDPVVLQGILHRHCRSSLATLFLVILCTVAFVLARLLDSSSNFPGNYSPKSIFAGITFPKYPLLHDPWKNPKRNPIEIPMTCSHTNSTVQITCPTSYYPLKFSKSDENLDSDPDPDPDAALQPTCPDYFRWIHEDLWPWRETGITLGMVEAAKRTASFRLVVVNGTVYVETYRRSFQTRDVFTQWGILQLLRLYPGRLPDLDMIISCADQPTVVKQFYPNPNASAPPALFSYDGDDATFDIVFPDWSFWGWPEIAIKPWEQLSKDLKEGNERMQWVDKEPQAYWKGNAKLTLSRKDLLRCNVSGKQDWNARIYQQDWHSEERQDFKNSNLANQCIHRFKIYIEGFGWSVSQKYILACDSVTLMVKPRYYEFFSRSLIPLQHYWPIRDINKCRSIKYAVEWGNNHQEEAQAIGKAASRFVQEELQMKYVYDYMFHLLKEYAKLLKYKPSVPPNAIEVCSESMACPADGLVKKYMMDSVVTGPSNEAPCTMPPPYGPATFHSILERKESRIRQAETLEEQYRNSQNNHK; encoded by the exons ATGAAAGATCCAGTAGTGTTGCAAGGGATTCTCCATCGTCACTGCCGATCTTCCCTGGCTACATTGTTCTTAGTCATTCTGTGCACTGTTGCTTTCGTCCTGGCACGCTTGCTGGACTCCAGT TCAAATTTTCCAGGAAATTACTCGCCAAAATCAATATTCGCTGGCATCACATTTCCTAAATACCCTCTTCTTCACGACCCTTGGAAAAATCCCAAGAGGAATCCCATTGAAATCCCGATGACTTGCTCACACACTAACAGTACTGTACAAATTACTTGCCCCACAAGCTACTATCCACTAAAGTTTTCAAAATCAGACGAAAATTTAGATTCAGACCCAGACCCAGACCCAGATGCGGCACTGCAACCCACCTGCCCTGATTACTTCCGTTGGATCCACGAAGATCTTTGGCCATGGAGGGAGACAGGAATCACATTAGGCATGGTGGAGGCAGCTAAAAGAACAGCTAGCTTCCGACTGGTAGTAGTTAATGGGACAGTTTACGTGGAGACTTACCGGAGGTCATTTCAGACTCGAGATGTTTTCACGCAATGGGGAATTTTACAGTTGCTACGGTTGTACCCGGGTAGATTACCTGATTTGGATATGATAATCAGCTGCGCCGACCAGCCGACTGTGGTAAAACAGTTTTATCCCAATCCAAATGCCTCGGCTCCACCAGCCCTGTTTAGCTATGATGGAGATGATGCCACCTTTGACATTGTTTTTCCGGATTGGTCATTTTGGGGATG GCCTGAAATTGCTATAAAGCCATGGGAGCAATTGTCGAAGGACTTGAAAGAAGGGAACGAGCGGATGCAATGGGTGGACAAGGAGCCGCAGGCATATTGGAAGGGCAACGCTAAACTTACGCTTTCAAGGAAGGATTTGCTTAGGTGCAATGTTTCGGGCAAACAAGACTGGAATGCTCGCATCTACCAACAG GACTGGCACAGTGAAGAACGACAAGATTTCAAAAACTCCAACTTAGCCAACCAATGCATTCACAG ATTTAAGATATATATTGAAGGATTTGGGTGGTCCGTTAGTCAAAAGTACATTCTTGCTTGTGATTCTGTTACTTTAATGGTCAAGCCACGTTACTACGAATTCTTCTCAAGAAGTTTGATACCTTTGCAACACTATTGGCCCATAAGAGATATAAACAAGTGCAGATCAATCAAGTATGCTGTTGAATGGGGCAATAACCATCAGGAAGAG GCACAGGCCATTGGCAAAGCAGCGAGTAGATTTGTTCAAGAGGAACTGCAAATGAAATATGTGTATGATTAcatgtttcacctcttgaaagAGTATGCTAAGCTTCTAAAGTACAAGCCAAGTGTTCCTCCAAATGCAATTGAAGTTTGTTCAGAGTCAATGGCCTGCCCAGCTGATGGATTGGTGAAGAAGTATATGATGGACTCAGTTGTTACAGGTCCCTCTAATGAAGCTCCATGCACCATGCCTCCTCCTTATGGTCCTGCTACATTTCATTCAAttttggagagaaaagaaagcagAATAAGGCAAGCGGAGACTTTGGAAGAACAGTACCGGAATAGTCAAAACAATCACAAGTAG